A DNA window from Engystomops pustulosus chromosome 6, aEngPut4.maternal, whole genome shotgun sequence contains the following coding sequences:
- the TAGLN gene encoding transgelin — protein MANKGPSYGMSRDVQSRIEKKYDEELEPRLVQWIKLQGGSEVGEPPEPGRYGFQQWLKNGVVLSKMINSLYPKGSPPVKIPEPPPSMVFKQMEQVAQFLKASEDYGVAKTDIFQTVDLYEGKDLAAVQRTIVALGSIAVTKNDGQYQGDPSWFMKKAQEHKRDFSDDKLKQGKHVIGLQMGSNQGASQAGMTGYGRPRQIIS, from the exons ATGGCCAACAAAGGTCCATCCTACGGTATGAGCCGCGATGTCCAGTCTCGCATAGAGAAGAAGTATGATGAAGAGCTGGAGCCTCGCCTAGTCCAATGGATTAAGTTACAGGGTGGGTCAGAGGTCGGAGAACCACCCGAGCCCGGAAGATACGGATTCCAGCAGTGGTTAAAGAATGGAGTG GTCCTTTCCAAAATGATTAACAGCCTATATCCTAAAGGATCCCCACCTGTGAAGATCCCCGAGCCTCCTCCCAGCATGGTCTTCAAGCAGATGGAGCAGGTGGCACAGTTCTTGAAGGCGTCTGAGGACTATGGAGTAGCGAAAACAGATATTTTCCAAACCGTAGACCTGTATGAAG GAAAAGATCTGGCTGCCGTGCAGAGGACAATAGTGGCTCTTGGGAGTATTGCAGTGACGAAAAACGATGGCCAATACCAAGGAGACCCATCCTGGTTCATGAA GAAAGCCCAGGAGCACAAGCGGGACTTCTCCGATGATAAACTGAAACAAGGAAAGCATGTGATTGGTTTGCAGATGGGCAGCAACCAGGGGGCCTCCCAGGCTGGCATGACAGGCTATGGGCGCCCAAGACAGATCATCAGTTAA